Proteins found in one Drosophila busckii strain San Diego stock center, stock number 13000-0081.31 chromosome 2R, ASM1175060v1, whole genome shotgun sequence genomic segment:
- the LOC108595330 gene encoding putative elongator complex protein 4 — translation MTSFRKRTVQKPIRGTRTSPHTAQVITSSGNPSLDVILGGGLPIGSICLIEEDRFMTHAKVLAKYFLAEGVLSKHEIFLGSLDDLPREMLRRLPQPLSEEEVELEQQASEQPADKNGLRIAFRYSDLPLVNSEQATKIGHHFNLMELMDYMMLCEAQTNVWDDNYKADINDQRVINEYIKEWAEDDISNSSNSLEREADINSTVEADGDISVTNNNNNSSTATTSTTSTSPAGAQPAPPPPPPPAAASVAAAMETQYFYNQRYGRLLNDLQQLLRYESFAPGINTQQKSLCRVCLTSLGSPLWYDDHFAEDLLKFLTILRASIRSCTAVCFITMPMHLIAKYDASLVAKIRQLVDYAIELESFAGSERETHAAFKEYSGLLHLRKMSAINTLAVHMPETTDLAFKLRRKKFVIEKLHLPPDLQESTDAAQARDMMSMPKCMPTASNNSNASMDF, via the exons ATGACGAGTTTTCGCAAAAGAACCGTACAGAAGCCCATAAGAGGCACACGCACTAGTCCGCATACGGCTCAGGTGATTACCTCCAGCGGCAATCCATCGCTGGACGTAATCTTAGGCGGCGGTCTGCCCATAGGCTCAATATGCTTGATAG AGGAAGATCGCTTTATGACACATGCCAAGGTGCTGGCCAAGTATTTTTTGGCCGAGGGCGTGCTAAGCAAACACGAGATATTTCTGGGCAGTCTGGATGACTTGCCGCGTGAAATGCTGCGCCGGCTGCCACAGCCGCTGAGCGAGGAAGaagtggagctggagcagcaggcgAGCGAACAGCCGGCGGATAAGAATGGACTGCGCATTGCGTTTCGCTACAGCGACTTGCCGCTGGTCAACTCCGAGCAGGCTACCAAAATAGGCCATCACTTTAATCTGATGGAGCTAATGGACTATATGATGCTGTGTGAGGCGCAAACCAATGTGTGGGATGATAACTATAAGGCAGACATCAACGATCAACGAGTGATCAACGAGTACATAAAGGAATGGGCCGAGGATGATATAAGCAACTCTTCCAATTCGCTAGAGCGTGAGGCGGACATCAACTCCACTGTGGAGGCTGATGGCGACATTAGTGTtactaacaataataacaacagcagcactgcCACAACAAGCACCACAAGCACATCGCCAGCTGGCGCACAGCCAGCACCACctccgccaccgccgccagcagcagcatctgtgGCCGCTGCAATGGAAACACAATATTTCTACAATCAACGCTATGGCCGCCTGCTCAACgatctgcagcagctgctgcgctacGAAAGCTTCGCGCCCGGCATCAATACGCAGCAGAAGAGTCTGTGTCGCGTCTGTCTCACCTCGCTGGGCTCACCGCTGTGGTACGACGATCACTTTGCCGAGGATTTGCTCAAGTTTCTAACAATACTGCGCGCCAGCATACGCAGCTGCACGGCCGTTTGCTTCATCACCATGCCCATGCATCTGATTGCCAAATAC GACGCCAGTCTGGTGGCCAAAATACGTCAATTGGTAGACTATGCCATTGAGCTGGAATCATTTGCTGGCTCTGAGCGTGAAACGCATGCAGCGTTCAAGGAATACAGCGGTCTGCTGCATCTGCGCAAGATGAGCGCCATCAATACGCTCGCCGTGCATATGCCGGAGACCACGGATTTGGCCTTCAAGCTGCGCAGAAAGAAGTTTGTTATTGAAAAGCTGCACTTGCCGCCAG ATCTGCAGGAAAGCACCGATGCTGCTCAAGCTAGAGATATGATGTCTATGCCCAAGTGTATGCCGACTGCGTCAAATAATTCCAATGCCTCCATGGATTTCTAG
- the LOC108595245 gene encoding uncharacterized protein LOC108595245 isoform X1: MNIELTEAGMENGENTEMDNMLCDLIDIHADKGNEQALRRVLDAIYKLLNGKQTLQLSTKLLDKLISIIVADEANEYIDAKYIDKVLDAVQLHARQFPWPGLLLLRKLSAVSISSMEQPKLQLHPHAAQILQRLLEDFVRELEPEDAYCLQLLQVIQQLLQSELQCDRSTACAIFKKLLALQSPQMQPLLQCGAKHWTAYIALLEQLEQAAPQLVLPMLSAHLNSFMRAKQCAAWLNWLRILLARLLATTHARVLHWTLEFLLLHCSLADLYELQLLPEFLAAINQTTLYDVENYLLPELLVQTFIQSSHNAQLLEALVLMSWQSLPLLHWLRCLQRKQVFVHTSVLLQLAACIRGMPHENLRYEAHQRIFELYDLTINNLSLADYLAFIKALCNKQDNFFKDYKRLAHKIDTCSNIAEQLNVHDYDLFALIYAKDIDVVLTLYKQLSGLAKWQHGCWRLYTFFYVLQQQQDARCIDILDYFQLEYGLHIELLIYYANLQDLQAFIIEKLHCNTEQEKLFVMHKSVDWFISVKFKHWSQLAEYELQPLELIEQGSMLTAIHLATLLKDAQQQLQNERILQSLLTIYKQAPEQIAIAVGIVKYASVYLADFESEQILAEVLEASQSLYPALVNCVQQVPITLLIRGLLSGNALHAEKRIEYAYLVEQYNYYYTSCRRRDSYIKFLTEDKSQAFEVLDELLCLNNEQFDMQAAYAENSQEHRIKLRLWRALLAITSKCTAYWSAGLCLAVLSLNELENIKYMQECLLARCLPSMECLIKYLKQLPELEPSQRISLISVAYIYAITSVTELTLDSAQLLLHLLLPQSMQQHEQLRNFTQIILYKLLLHFQDNNLKLTDAACLLQTLELNLPQLQLEYRHEARLLLPRICLHCAEGLQLADYILYMTNAPCDEYLLDSLRRSLKLKARLTKFRSELRDKSFLQQRASSASSLRLKVKEK, from the exons atgaatatagaGCTAACTGAAGCTGGCATGGAAAATGGCGAGAATACGGAAATGGATAATATGCTATGCGATTTAATAGACATACATGCGGATAAGGGCAATGAGCAGGCGCTGCGACGAGTACTggatgctatatataaattattaaatggcAAGCAGACGCTACAGTTGAGCACCAAGCTGCTGGACAAGCTTATATCGATTATAGTAGCCGATGAGGCTAATGAATATATAGATGCCAAATATATAGACAAAGTGCTGGATGCAGTGCAGCTGCATGCGCGGCAGTTTCCATGGCCtggactgttgctgctgcgcaagcTTAGCGCTGTATCAATAAGTTCCATGGAGCAgcccaagctgcagctgcatccaCATGCAGCACAAATATTGCAGCGACTGCTTGAAGACTTTGTGCGTGAACTGGAGCCAGAGGATGCGTACTGCTTGCAGCTTTTACAAGTaatacagcagctgctgcagtcggaGCTGCAGTGCGATCGCAGCACAGCTTGcgctatatttaaaaaactgcTTGCGCTGCAATCACCACAaatgcagccgctgctgcaatGTGGCGCTAAACACTGGACTGCTTATATAGCGCTGCTTGAACAACTTGAGCAAGCAGCGCCGCAGTTAGTGCTACCCATGCTAAGCGCGCATTTGAACAGCTTTATGCGCGCTAAGCAGTGCGCTGCTTGGCTTAACTGGCTGCGCATACTGCTTGCAAGACTGCTTGCTACTACGCATGCGCGTGTGCTGCACTGGACTTTGGAGTTTCTACTGCTGCACTGCAGCTTAGCAGATCtttatgagctgcagctgctgcctgaatttttagctgcaataaatCAAACTACGTTGTATGATGTTGAAAACTATTTGCTGCCTGAGCTGCTTGTGCAAACTTTTATACAAAGTTCCCATAACGCACAGCTACTGGAGGCGCTGGTGTTAATGTCCTGGCAAagcttgccgctgctgcattgGCTGCGCTGTCTGCAGCGCAAACAAGTGTTTGTGCATACAAgcgtgctgctgcagcttgccgCATGCATACGCGGCATGCCACATGAGAATCTGCGCTATGAAGCGCATCAACGCATTTTTGAGCTTTATGAT cttaccataaacaatttaagccTGGCTGATTACTTAGCTTTTATTAAAGCGCTGTGCAATAAGCAGGATAATTTTTTCAAGGACTACAAACGCTTGGCGCACAAAATTGACACATGCAGCAACATAGCCGAGCAGCTAAATGTGCATGATTATGATTTATTTGCGCTTATATATGCCAAAG atATTGATGTTGTTTTAACGCTGTACAAACAATTAAGTGGCTTAGCCAAGTGGCAACATGGCTGCTGGCGTTTATACACATTTTTCTATGtattgcaacaacagcaagacgCGCGCTGCATTGATATACTGGATTACTTTCAATTGGAATATGGTTTACATATAGAACTGCTAAtctattatgcaaatttgcaagATTTACAAGCATTTATCAtagaaaaattgcattgcaatacTGAGCAAGAGAAACtatttgttatgcataaaAGCGTTGATTGGTTTATAAGTGTAAAATTCAAGCACTGGTCGCAATTGGCGGAATATGAGCTGCAACCGCTTGAGTTAATAGAACAAGGATCTATGCTGACGGCAATACATTTGGCTACGCTTTTAAAggatgcgcagcagcagctgcaaaatgaaCGCATACTACAGTCGCTGCTAACTATATACAAACAAGCTCCAGAACAAATTGCAAT TGCTGTGGGCATTGTTAAATATGCGTCAGTTTATTTAGCTGATTTCGAAAGTGAACAAATTTTAGCTGAAGTGCTGGAAGCAAGTCAAAGTCTTTATCCTGCGCTTGTTAATTGTGTGCAGCAAGTGCCCATAACTTTATTAATACGTGGCTTACTCTCTGGCAATGCGCTGCATGCAGAAAAGCG CATAGAATACGCTTATCTGGTGGAgcaatacaattattattacaccAGCTGTCGCAGAAGAGATAGCTACATAAAATTTCTTACAGAAGATAAATCTCAAGCATTCGAAGTGCTGGACGAACTTTTATGTCTCAACAACGAACAGTTTGATATGCAAGCTGCTTATGCAGAAAACTCACAAGAACATCGCATTAAGTTGCGTCTATGGCGCGCTTTATTGGCTATAACTAGCAAATGCACAGCATATTGGTCAGCGGGTTTATGCTTAGCCGTACTTAGTCTTAACGAACTGgagaatataaaatatatgcaggaATGTTTGCTGGCGCGTTGTTTGCCCAGCATGGAATgtcttattaaatatttaaagcaattgccTGAGCTTGAGCCAAGTCAGCGCATATCGCTTATAAGCGTAGCTTATATTTATGCCATTACCAGTGTAACTGAGCTAACTTTGGATTCcgcacaattgttgctgcacttgttgctgccacagagCATGCAACAACACGAGCAGCTGCGTAATtttacacaaattattttatacaaactgctgctgcattttcagGACAATAA CCTCAAGCTTACTgatgctgcttgcttgctacAAACGCTGGAGCTGAActtgccgcagctgcagcttgagtaTCGACATGAGGCacgtttgttgctgccacgcatttgtttgcattgtgcTGAGGGCTTGCAGCTTGCcgattatattttgtatatgacAAATGCGCCATGCGATGAATATTTGTTGGACTCACTACGGCGCAGTCTGAAGCTCAAAGCGCGTTTAACCAAATTTCGCAGCGAACTGAGAGACAAAAGTTTCTTGCAACAAAGAGCGTCAAGTGCCAGCTCGCTGCGtctaaaagtaaaagaaaaataa
- the LOC108595245 gene encoding uncharacterized protein LOC108595245 isoform X2 has product MNIELTEAGMENGENTEMDNMLCDLIDIHADKGNEQALRRVLDAIYKLLNGKQTLQLSTKLLDKLISIIVADEANEYIDAKYIDKVLDAVQLHARQFPWPGLLLLRKLSAVSISSMEQPKLQLHPHAAQILQRLLEDFVRELEPEDAYCLQLLQVIQQLLQSELQCDRSTACAIFKKLLALQSPQMQPLLQCGAKHWTAYIALLEQLEQAAPQLVLPMLSAHLNSFMRAKQCAAWLNWLRILLARLLATTHARVLHWTLEFLLLHCSLADLYELQLLPEFLAAINQTTLYDVENYLLPELLVQTFIQSSHNAQLLEALVLMSWQSLPLLHWLRCLQRKQVFVHTSVLLQLAACIRGMPHENLRYEAHQRIFELYDLTINNLSLADYLAFIKALCNKQDNFFKDYKRLAHKIDTCSNIAEQLNVHDYDLFALIYAKDIDVVLTLYKQLSGLAKWQHGCWRLYTFFYVLQQQQDARCIDILDYFQLEYGLHIELLIYYANLQDLQAFIIEKLHCNTEQEKLFVMHKSVDWFISVKFKHWSQLAEYELQPLELIEQGSMLTAIHLATLLKDAQQQLQNERILQSLLTIYKQAPEQIAIAVGIVKYASVYLADFESEQILAEVLEASQSLYPALVNCVQQVPITLLIRGLLSGNALHAEKRIRLSGGAIQLLLHQLSQKR; this is encoded by the exons atgaatatagaGCTAACTGAAGCTGGCATGGAAAATGGCGAGAATACGGAAATGGATAATATGCTATGCGATTTAATAGACATACATGCGGATAAGGGCAATGAGCAGGCGCTGCGACGAGTACTggatgctatatataaattattaaatggcAAGCAGACGCTACAGTTGAGCACCAAGCTGCTGGACAAGCTTATATCGATTATAGTAGCCGATGAGGCTAATGAATATATAGATGCCAAATATATAGACAAAGTGCTGGATGCAGTGCAGCTGCATGCGCGGCAGTTTCCATGGCCtggactgttgctgctgcgcaagcTTAGCGCTGTATCAATAAGTTCCATGGAGCAgcccaagctgcagctgcatccaCATGCAGCACAAATATTGCAGCGACTGCTTGAAGACTTTGTGCGTGAACTGGAGCCAGAGGATGCGTACTGCTTGCAGCTTTTACAAGTaatacagcagctgctgcagtcggaGCTGCAGTGCGATCGCAGCACAGCTTGcgctatatttaaaaaactgcTTGCGCTGCAATCACCACAaatgcagccgctgctgcaatGTGGCGCTAAACACTGGACTGCTTATATAGCGCTGCTTGAACAACTTGAGCAAGCAGCGCCGCAGTTAGTGCTACCCATGCTAAGCGCGCATTTGAACAGCTTTATGCGCGCTAAGCAGTGCGCTGCTTGGCTTAACTGGCTGCGCATACTGCTTGCAAGACTGCTTGCTACTACGCATGCGCGTGTGCTGCACTGGACTTTGGAGTTTCTACTGCTGCACTGCAGCTTAGCAGATCtttatgagctgcagctgctgcctgaatttttagctgcaataaatCAAACTACGTTGTATGATGTTGAAAACTATTTGCTGCCTGAGCTGCTTGTGCAAACTTTTATACAAAGTTCCCATAACGCACAGCTACTGGAGGCGCTGGTGTTAATGTCCTGGCAAagcttgccgctgctgcattgGCTGCGCTGTCTGCAGCGCAAACAAGTGTTTGTGCATACAAgcgtgctgctgcagcttgccgCATGCATACGCGGCATGCCACATGAGAATCTGCGCTATGAAGCGCATCAACGCATTTTTGAGCTTTATGAT cttaccataaacaatttaagccTGGCTGATTACTTAGCTTTTATTAAAGCGCTGTGCAATAAGCAGGATAATTTTTTCAAGGACTACAAACGCTTGGCGCACAAAATTGACACATGCAGCAACATAGCCGAGCAGCTAAATGTGCATGATTATGATTTATTTGCGCTTATATATGCCAAAG atATTGATGTTGTTTTAACGCTGTACAAACAATTAAGTGGCTTAGCCAAGTGGCAACATGGCTGCTGGCGTTTATACACATTTTTCTATGtattgcaacaacagcaagacgCGCGCTGCATTGATATACTGGATTACTTTCAATTGGAATATGGTTTACATATAGAACTGCTAAtctattatgcaaatttgcaagATTTACAAGCATTTATCAtagaaaaattgcattgcaatacTGAGCAAGAGAAACtatttgttatgcataaaAGCGTTGATTGGTTTATAAGTGTAAAATTCAAGCACTGGTCGCAATTGGCGGAATATGAGCTGCAACCGCTTGAGTTAATAGAACAAGGATCTATGCTGACGGCAATACATTTGGCTACGCTTTTAAAggatgcgcagcagcagctgcaaaatgaaCGCATACTACAGTCGCTGCTAACTATATACAAACAAGCTCCAGAACAAATTGCAAT TGCTGTGGGCATTGTTAAATATGCGTCAGTTTATTTAGCTGATTTCGAAAGTGAACAAATTTTAGCTGAAGTGCTGGAAGCAAGTCAAAGTCTTTATCCTGCGCTTGTTAATTGTGTGCAGCAAGTGCCCATAACTTTATTAATACGTGGCTTACTCTCTGGCAATGCGCTGCATGCAGAAAAGCG AATACGCTTATCTGGTGGAgcaatacaattattattacaccAGCTGTCGCAGAAGAGATAG
- the LOC108595245 gene encoding uncharacterized protein LOC108595245 isoform X3, translating into MNIELTEAGMENGENTEMDNMLCDLIDIHADKGNEQALRRVLDAIYKLLNGKQTLQLSTKLLDKLISIIVADEANEYIDAKYIDKVLDAVQLHARQFPWPGLLLLRKLSAVSISSMEQPKLQLHPHAAQILQRLLEDFVRELEPEDAYCLQLLQVIQQLLQSELQCDRSTACAIFKKLLALQSPQMQPLLQCGAKHWTAYIALLEQLEQAAPQLVLPMLSAHLNSFMRAKQCAAWLNWLRILLARLLATTHARVLHWTLEFLLLHCSLADLYELQLLPEFLAAINQTTLYDVENYLLPELLVQTFIQSSHNAQLLEALVLMSWQSLPLLHWLRCLQRKQVFVHTSVLLQLAACIRGMPHENLRYEAHQRIFELYDAYHKQFKPG; encoded by the exons atgaatatagaGCTAACTGAAGCTGGCATGGAAAATGGCGAGAATACGGAAATGGATAATATGCTATGCGATTTAATAGACATACATGCGGATAAGGGCAATGAGCAGGCGCTGCGACGAGTACTggatgctatatataaattattaaatggcAAGCAGACGCTACAGTTGAGCACCAAGCTGCTGGACAAGCTTATATCGATTATAGTAGCCGATGAGGCTAATGAATATATAGATGCCAAATATATAGACAAAGTGCTGGATGCAGTGCAGCTGCATGCGCGGCAGTTTCCATGGCCtggactgttgctgctgcgcaagcTTAGCGCTGTATCAATAAGTTCCATGGAGCAgcccaagctgcagctgcatccaCATGCAGCACAAATATTGCAGCGACTGCTTGAAGACTTTGTGCGTGAACTGGAGCCAGAGGATGCGTACTGCTTGCAGCTTTTACAAGTaatacagcagctgctgcagtcggaGCTGCAGTGCGATCGCAGCACAGCTTGcgctatatttaaaaaactgcTTGCGCTGCAATCACCACAaatgcagccgctgctgcaatGTGGCGCTAAACACTGGACTGCTTATATAGCGCTGCTTGAACAACTTGAGCAAGCAGCGCCGCAGTTAGTGCTACCCATGCTAAGCGCGCATTTGAACAGCTTTATGCGCGCTAAGCAGTGCGCTGCTTGGCTTAACTGGCTGCGCATACTGCTTGCAAGACTGCTTGCTACTACGCATGCGCGTGTGCTGCACTGGACTTTGGAGTTTCTACTGCTGCACTGCAGCTTAGCAGATCtttatgagctgcagctgctgcctgaatttttagctgcaataaatCAAACTACGTTGTATGATGTTGAAAACTATTTGCTGCCTGAGCTGCTTGTGCAAACTTTTATACAAAGTTCCCATAACGCACAGCTACTGGAGGCGCTGGTGTTAATGTCCTGGCAAagcttgccgctgctgcattgGCTGCGCTGTCTGCAGCGCAAACAAGTGTTTGTGCATACAAgcgtgctgctgcagcttgccgCATGCATACGCGGCATGCCACATGAGAATCTGCGCTATGAAGCGCATCAACGCATTTTTGAGCTTTATGATG cttaccataaacaatttaagccTGGCTGA
- the LOC108594712 gene encoding tetraspanin-11 produces MGRCFNHKFVLNFCNLLFLLCGTALIVSGCYLYTDNKRILLSRLLAAPSEQLSALPQPLLYYIALGLAIAGFLAVLAAVLGFWASCLHTYCFLSVYFLCVVVLLLAESVICLAITLWPHCLGISLDEELMVKALQRNYGVPGQEQFTNALDLAQTRFGCCGMRSAADYDNSLWRLQSYGQRNWAVPLSCCVLKNAPQALAYLDPQPANETQCQALERAIYERERYADSCLSHLELWYREQYSIFLIASLVLALIEFSVLLGIILSCTGIASRRARLQSATPIKVRRQPTAKSRQMLVDNIYESEVQLRGSNCLHSNSRHVSSEDFKELYVQPRELYKQRHNTSFKPIASDYQTPTRSYLV; encoded by the exons ATGGGTCGTTGTTTTAATCACAAATTTGTGCtcaacttttgcaatttgctttttttg CTTTGCGGCACAGCGCTCATCGTATCAGGTTGTTATCTCTATACAGACAACAAGCGCATTTTGCTCTCACggctgctggcagcgcccAGCGAGCAACTGAGCGCgctgccgcagccgctgctTTACTATATAGCGCTAGGATTGGCTATAGCTGGATTTCTGGCTGTGCTGGCGGCAGTGCTGGGTTTCTGGGCAAGCTGTTTGCACACCTATTGCTTCCTCAGCGTTTATTTTCTATgtgtggtggtgctgctgctggcagagTCGGTAATATGTTTGGCTATAACGCTATGGCCGCATTGTCTGGGCATAAGTTTGGATGAGGAGCTAATGGTAAAGGCGCTGCAGCGTAACTATGGCGTGCCGGGTCAGGAGCAGTTTACCAATGCGCTGGACTTGGCGCAAACGCgttttggctgctgtggcatgcgCAGCGCTGCGGACTACGATAATTCGCTGTGGCGACTGCAAAGCTATGGGCAGCGCAATTGGGCAGTGCCGCTCAGCTGCTGTGTGCTGAAGAATGCGCCACAGGCGCTGGCCTATCTAGATCCACAGCCTGCGAATGAAACGCAGTGTCAAGCGCTGGAGCGTGCGATCTACGAGCGTGAGCGCTATGCGGACTCTTGTCTCAGTCACTTGGAGCTTTGGTATCGCGAGCAGtacagcatttttttaatagccAGCTTGGTTCTAGCGCTCATCGAGTTTAGCGTTTTATTGGGCATTATATTAAGCTGCACTGGCATTGCCAGCAGACGCGCCAGACTGCAGTCCGCCACGCCCATTAAAGTGCGCCGCCAGCCCACAGCCAAGTCGCGTCAAATGCTTGTGGATAATATTTACGAATCGGAGGTGCAGCtgcgtggcagcaactgcttgCACTCAAACAGTCGCCATGTTAGCAGCGAGGACTTCAAGGAGTTGTATGTGCAGCCACGCGAGCTCTACAAGCAGCGCCATAACACCAGCTTTAAGCCCATTGCCTCCGACTATCAAACGCCCACGCGCAGCTATTTGGTTTAA